The Neospora caninum Liverpool complete genome, chromosome X genome includes a region encoding these proteins:
- a CDS encoding putative 1-deoxy-D-xylulose 5-phosphate reductoisomerase encodes MVFEGRVKRLVVLGSTGSIGRNTLEIVRQFPDLFQVVGLAAGGSNLALLAEQVVLFRPQYVYLGATSKATELQERLSAHERTSPASPRPRLLLGDEGLPELACVPDYDVLVSAIVGFKGVLPTLKALEAGKDVALANKEALVAAGPVFRSLLSRRGLLYGDVETNEGGGERKGGGSDKKRATERPKRGLLLPVDSEHSAIFQAVQGVPPTCYPPRKLLLTASGGPFRGKTRDDLKGVTLEKALKHPKWSMGAKITIDSATLMNKGLEVIEAHFAFGCPYSSIEVLVHPQAVVHSAVELRDGATLAQLGLPDMKLPIAYALTWPHRLSAPWSAGVDLTQEGSLTFEKPDLSTFGCLGLAYEAGERGGVATACLNAANEVAVERFRNKEIGFLDIEDTVRHVMGLHETGRDNLASTDVSLQDVFEADRWARAAARAFKPRS; translated from the exons ATGGTGTTCGAAG GCAGGGTGAAGAGGCTTGTTGTCTTGGGAAGCACCGGAAGCATCGGCAGAAACACACTGGAGATCGTCCGACAGTTTCCCGATTTGTTTCAGGTTgtcggcctcgccgcagGGGGCTCGAATcttgctctcctcgccgagcAGGTGGTGCTTTTCAG gCCGCAGTATGTGTATCTGGGAGCCACCTCCAAGGCAACCGAGCTGCAAGAAAGACTGAGCGCGCACGAGAGaacgtctcctgcctcgcctcgcccccgcCTTCTCCTGGGCGACGAGGGCCTGCCGGAGCTTGCGTGCGTCCCAGATTATGATGTTCTTGTCTCCGCTATTGTCGGGTTTAAGGGCGTCCTCCCCACGCTCAAAGCCCTCGAGGCAGGCAAGGATGTCGCACTCGCCAATAAAGAGGCTCTCGTAGCGGCAG gCCCCGTTTtccgctcgcttctttccaGGCGCGGTCTTCTCTACGGGGACGTAGAGACGAACGAGggaggaggggaaagaaaaggcggcgGTTCAGACAAGAAGCGTGCGACCGAGAGGCCGAAACGCGggcttctccttcccgtcgATTCGGAGCACTCGGCGATCTTCCAGGCCGTCCAAGGCGTCCCGCCGACCTGCTACCCCCCTAGGAAGCTTCTGCTCACTGCAAGTGGGGGACCGTTTCGTGGCAAGACGCGCGATGACTTGAAGGGGGTGACCCTGGAAAAGGCTCTCAAACAT CCCAAGTGGAGTATGGGAGCAAAGATCACGATCGACAGCGCAACATTGATGAATAAAGGTTTGGAAGTCATTGAAGCTCACTTCGCCTTCGGGTGTCCGTACTCCTCCATCGAGGTCCTCGTTCATCCCCAAGCCGTTGTCCACTCCGCCGTTGAACTTCGGGATGGCGCGACCCTCGCTCAGCTTGGACTTCCCGATATGAAACTGCCCATCGCCTATGCCCTCACGTGGCCGCATCGTCTGTC CGCGCCTTGGTCCGCCGGCGTCGACCTGACCCAGGAAGGCAGTCTGACGTTCGAGAAGCCAGATCT GTCCACGTTCGGGTGTCTAGGACTCGCCtacgaggcaggcgaaaggGGAGGCGTGGCGACGGCGTGCTTGAATGCGGCCAATGAAGTGGCGGTTGAGAGGTTTCGGAACAAAGAAATTGGGTTCTTGGACATCGAGGACACCGTGCGCCACGTCATGGGTTTgcacgagacaggaagagacaatCTCGCCTCGACAGATGTCTCTCTACAG GATGTCTTCGAGGCTGATCGGTGGGcgcgcgcagcggcgagagcgtTTAAGCCGAGGAGCTAA
- a CDS encoding putative ribosomal protein L9, N-terminal domain protein, with protein MATSARCALPKNSACGRGAPLSFLSVPAFSAQPVSRLPAGLCHARRRPAEVPPRFPRPSEGPQRGEERRACEDGRFAAARSKTIFLASDESRPTPSCLFWRGGWRKQRRRNEGKRRWATGRESVRSEGETFYFLAPYSAYLFPRDLPTHPRSVLQGSSGQGWQSPLSPSGSFFSLPAGPSRFASLSEQRRSFAISHINPSISKGKVHYRVPNPYIPVLLLQSVPGLGKRGELKQVRRGTLRLSLAPKGIAVVATWQNIDAFYLSEKEEEERRRARAGTGEKQLGRGGDRNGSARGDGDEESDRDDGGGSRPGSPRSGEEGEEEEGLVMEGERRGEDDGQVPVASFLHKYRAKFLVDTEDTDPTKVRGSGISLYDVLSKVSEETEVDLLPSQLAIGRRQKESEVQLTWSGSSRDDRERRRAADERREDDEEEQMRQDGIITRCGVYTVYATIPLKNRTAKKSFAVEVLSKQEAERILREKQRREEEDARRSDFALGEE; from the exons ATGGCAACCTCTGCTCGGTGTGCGCTGCCGAAGAACTCGGCCTGCGGACGCGGagctcctctttcctttctctcagtcccagctttctctgctcagccagtctcccgtcttcctgcTGGTCTCTGCCATGCTCGACGGCGCCCAGCAGAGGTGCCCCCGAGATTTCCCCGGCCATCTGAAGgcccgcagagaggagaggagcgtCGTGCTTGCGAAGATGGGCGTTTCGCTGCCGCACGCTCCAAGACGATATTTCTTGCGTCTGATGAAAGCCGCCCCACCCCGTCGTGTCTGTTTTGGCGCGGGGGATGGCgcaaacagagaagacggaacgaggggaagaggcggtGGGCAacaggacgagagagcgtcaggagcgagggagaaacgtTTTACTTTCTGGCACCGTACTCGGCTTATTTGTTTCCGCGGGACCTACCCACTCACCCGCGTTCAGTGCTCCAGGGGAGCTCAGGTCAAGGCTGGCagtctccactgtctccgtctggttcgtttttctcccttcctgccgggccgtctcgcttcgcgtctctttcggAACAGAGACGGTCGTTTGCTATTTCCCATATAAACCCGTCGATAAGCAAAGGAAAAGTGCACTACCGCGTGCCGAATCCGTACattcctgttcttcttctgcagTCTGTTCCTGGCCTCggcaagagaggcgagttGAAACAGGTTCGCCGGGGCACTCTGCGCCTGTCTTTGGCGCCAAAGGGCATCGCCGTGGTGGCCACTTGGCAAAACATCGACGCTTTTTATCTGTctgagaaggaggaagaagagcgacggcgggcgcgggcggggacaggcgagaagcagtTGGGgcggggcggagacagaaacggcTCAGCAAGAGGGgatggagacgaagagagcgacagggaTGATGGCGGCGGATCTCGACCAGGTTCCCCAcgcagtggagaggaaggggaagaggaggaagggcTGGTGATGGAGGGCgagcgccgaggcgaggATGACGGACAGGTTCCTGttgcttcgtttcttcaCAAGTATAGAGCGAAATTCTTGGTGGACACGGAAGACACCGACCCGACAAAAGTACGGGGAAGTGGGATCTCTCTGTACGACGTGCTCAGCAAAGTGAGTGAAGAGACGGAGGTCGATCTCCTGCCCTCGCAGCTGGCGATTgggaggcggcagaaagagagtgaAGTGCAACTCACGTGGAGTGGCTCTtcgagagacgacagagagaggcgcagagccgcagacgagagaagagaagacgatgaagaggaacAAATGAGGCAAGACGGAATAATAACCCGCTGCGGTGTCTATACGGTCTACGCCACCATTCCCTTAAAGAACCgcacggcgaagaaaagctTCGCTGTTGAAGTCCTCAGTAAACAAGAAGCTGAAAG GATTCTGcgggaaaaacaaagacgcgaggaggaggacgCCCGGCGCTCCGATTTTGCATTGGGAGAAGAGTGA